One genomic window of Cannabis sativa cultivar Pink pepper isolate KNU-18-1 chromosome 2, ASM2916894v1, whole genome shotgun sequence includes the following:
- the LOC115718881 gene encoding exocyst complex component EXO70H1: protein MFFRSRSPSPANSPLRTRPGTTPTSSPHRTFNDSLMDENIEIAQSLIDSWESNETVSLFNGDRQEARQYLHAVKDLQSAMHHFISQSSASDKLIKAQNLMETAMKRLQKEFYQILSSNRQYLDPESVSSHSSRASTISSYSDFEDELEDELRATTESISEVERVSMAAMTDLKSIADCMISAGYAKECVKVYITVRKSIVDEGLYHLGVERMTFSQIQKMDWDVMEIKIKSWLNAVKVAVKTLFYGERILSDHVFSPSETIRESCFSEICGEGATMLFGFPEMVAKCKKSLEKMFRTLDMYQSISDLWPEIDSIFSYHSTSTVRSLAMNSLLRLGEAVRTMLTDFESAIQKDSSKTPVPSGGIHPLTRYVMNYISFLGDYSEILSDIVADWPLSVHTPLPESYFGSLDTDPEGTSSISVRFAWLILVLLCKLDGKAELYKDVSLSYIFLANNLQYVVVKVRSSNLKFLLGEDWVANHEAKVKQYVSNYERVGWSKVFTALPEDPTADLTPEQANVIFHKLIFSFEEAYRKQTSWVVPDPKLRDEIKVALAKKLVTPYRKYYEKHRGGLMSLCGSDSLVRYAPENIDNFLSDLFFGVGNVGSLPSSSTTSSPASSTHSRVRR, encoded by the coding sequence ATGTTTTTCAGATCTAGATCACCATCTCCGGCCAATTCTCCGTTAAGGACTAGGCCTGGTACTACTCCAACTTCTTCTCCTCACCGGACTTTTAACGACTCGTTGATGGACGAGAACATTGAGATAGCTCAGTCCCTAATCGACAGTTGGGAATCAAACGAGACCGTTTCTCTTTTTAACGGCGACCGTCAAGAAGCCAGGCAGTACCTTCACGCCGTTAAGGATTTACAGTCGGCCATGCACCATTTTATCTCTCAGAGTTCTGCTTCTGATAAGCTCATCAAGGCTCAGAATCTGATGGAAACTGCTATGAAGAGATTGCAGAAAGAGTTTTATCAGATTCTTTCTTCGAATCGACAGTACTTGGATCCGGAATCGGTTTCGAGCCACTCGTCTCGGGCTTCTACAATTTCGAGCTACTCGGATTTCGAGGATGAGTTGGAAGACGAGTTGAGAGCCACGACTGAGTCGATTTCTGAAGTTGAGCGAGTTTCCATGGCGGCTATGACGGATTTGAAATCTATTGCGGATTGTATGATCTCCGCTGGCTACGCGAAGGAGTGTGTGAAGGTTTACATTACGGTACGGAAATCTATTGTGGATGAGGGATTGTACCATCTCGGAGTTGAGAGGATGACATTTTCTCAGATCCAGAAAATGGATTGGGATGTTATGGAGATCAAAATCAAAAGCTGGCTTAACGCCGTGAAAGTCGCCGTTAAGACATTATTCTACGGCGAGAGAATACTCTCCGACCACGTCTTCTCCCCTTCCGAAACAATCAGAGAATCCTGCTTTTCCGAAATTTGCGGAGAAGGAGCCACAATGCTTTTCGGCTTCCCAGAAATGGTAGCCAAATGCAAAAAATCATTGGAAAAAATGTTTCGAACTCTCGATATGTACCAATCCATCTCCGATTTATGGCCAGAAATCGATTCAATCTTCTCCTACCATTCAACCTCAACCGTCCGATCTCTCGCGATGAACTCACTCCTCAGATTAGGCGAAGCCGTACGAACGATGCTTACAGATTTCGAATCAGCAATACAAAAAGACTCATCAAAGACTCCAGTCCCCTCAGGCGGAATCCATCCTCTAACTCGTTACGTCATGAACTACATCTCATTCCTCGGCGATTACAGCGAGATCTTATCAGACATCGTCGCCGATTGGCCCTTATCAGTACACACACCATTACCTGAATCTTACTTCGGAAGCTTAGATACCGATCCAGAAGGAACATCATCAATCTCCGTGAGATTCGCTTGGCTCATTCTAGTCCTTCTCTGCAAACTCGACGGTAAAGCCGAGCTCTACAAAGACGTTTCTCTCTCCTACATTTTTCTAGCGAACAATCTCCAATACGTCGTCGTAAAGGTCCGAAGCTCAAACCTAAAGTTTCTACTCGGCGAAGATTGGGTAGCCAATCACGAAGCAAAGGTGAAACAATACGTGTCGAATTACGAGCGCGTGGGTTGGAGCAAGGTTTTCACCGCTTTACCCGAAGATCCAACGGCTGATCTTACGCCAGAACAAGCTAATGTAATCTTCCACAAATTAATCTTCAGTTTCGAAGAAGCTTACCGTAAACAAACATCGTGGGTCGTACCCGACCCGAAACTCAGAGACGAAATCAAAGTTGCGTTGGCTAAGAAGTTAGTTACGCCTTACCGGAAGTATTACGAGAAACATCGGGGCGGGTTAATGAGTCTTTGCGGGTCGGATTCTTTGGTCAGATATGCCCCTGAGAATATTGATAATTTCTTGTCTGATTTGTTTTTTGGAGTTGGAAATGTAGGGAGTTTACCGTCATCTTCCACTACTTCATCGCCGGCTTCTTCGACCCACTCACGTGTTAGGCGATAG
- the LOC115718650 gene encoding exocyst complex component EXO70H1, producing MDDNKSVELAQSQINKWEANDTVSIFNGDRENAKQYLNAVKGLQSAMQNFISQKSATEKLIRAQFLMETAMRRLQREFYHILSSNRECLDPESVSSHSSSRTSTISSFSDFEDELEDELRVTTESISEVERVSIAAMADLKSIADCMISAGYAKECVKIYTNVRKYIIDQGLYRLGVEKMSFSQIQKLEWNIMEIKIKSWLKAVKVAVKTLFYGERILCDQVFASSESIRELWFNEICGEGATLLFSFPELVAKSKKSPEKMFRTLDLYEAITDLWPEINSIFSYKSTSAVRSQASNSLIKLNESVRTMMTDFESAILKDSSKKKPVPGGGIHPLTRYVMNYISFLADYSEVLSIIVADWPLPVHAPLPESYFGSSNNNKNDHETSSSSSPGLSVRIAWLILVLLCKLDGKATLFKDVSLPYIFLANNLQYVVVKVRNSNLKFILGDVWISKHEAKLKQYVSSFEAVGWSTVFSSIPDDPTADITPEQAKKIFKKFISSFEEAYCKQISWVAPDPKLRYLIKASVADKIVGPYKVFYERNRIGLVTACGSDSVVRYTPENLDSFLCDHFSLGLEM from the coding sequence atggacGACAACAAGAGCGTAGAATTGGCTCAGTCACAAATCAACAAATGGGAAGCAAACGACACCGTTTCAATATTTAACGGCGACCGTGAAAATGCAAAACAGTACCTTAACGCCGTTAAGGGGTTACAGTCAGCCATGCAGAATTTCATTTCTCAGAAATCTGCAACGGAGAAACTAATCAGAGCACAATTTCTTATGGAAACCGCCATGAGAAGACTTCAGAGAGAGTTTTACCATATCTTGTCCTCTAATCGAGAGTGTTTGGATCCTGAATCGGTTTCGAGTCACTCTTCGTCAAGAACTTCCACGATTTCGAGTTTCTCTGATTTCGAAGATGAGTTGGAAGACGAGTTGAGAGTCACAACCGAATCGATTTCGGAAGTTGAGCGGGTATCGATTGCGGCCATGGCGGATTTGAAGTCGATTGCGGATTGTATGATTTCGGCTGGTTACGCCAAAGAGTGTGTGAAGATTTATACGAATGTACGGAAATATATTATCGATCAGGGTTTGTACCGTTTGGGAGTGGAGAAGATGAGTTTCTCTCAGATCCAGAAACTTGAATGGAATATTATGGAGATTAAAATCAAGAGCTGGCTTAAAGCTGTAAAAGTCGCCGTGAAAACATTGTTTTACGGTGAGAGAATTCTCTGCGATCAAGTTTTTGCTTCTTCTGAATCGATCAGAGAATTGTGGTTCAACGAGATCTGCGGTGAAGGTGCCACGTTGCTCTTCAGTTTCCCTGAATTAGTAGCGAAATCGAAGAAATCTCCAGAGAAAATGTTTCGAACACTCGATTTGTACGAAGCGATTACAGATTTATGGCCAGAGATCAACTCAATCTTCTCCTATAAATCAACCTCCGCCGTTAGATCTCAAGCTTCTAACTCACTCATCAAATTAAACGAATCCGTACGAACAATGATGACAGATTTCGAATCGGCAATACTTAAAGACTCATCGAAGAAGAAACCCGTTCCCGGCGGCGGAATCCATCCTTTGACTCGTTACGTAATGAACTACATCTCATTCTTAGCCGATTACAGCGAGGTTCTTTCAATCATCGTCGCCGATTGGCCGTTACCAGTCCACGCGCCGTTGCCGGAATCTTACTTCGGAAGCTCGAACAACAACAAGAACGATCACGAAACCTCGTCGTCATCGTCGCCGGGATTGTCCGTACGGATCGCTTGGCTTATTTTAGTTCTTCTCTGCAAATTAGACGGTAAAGCAACATTGTTCAAAGACGTTTCTCTCCCTTATATATTTTTAGCTAACAATCTTCAATACGTCGTCGTAAAGGTCCGAAACTCAAACCTAAAATTCATACTTGGTGACGTTTGGATTTCCAAGCACGAAGCCAAGTTGAAACAATACGTGTCGAGTTTCGAGGCCGTTGGATGGAGCACGGTGTTCTCATCAATACCAGATGATCCAACGGCTGATATTACTCCTGAACAAGCtaagaagatattcaagaaattCATATCGAGTTTCGAAGAGGCTTATTGTAAACAGATTAGTTGGGTCGCACCCGACCCGAAACTCCGATACTTGATTAAAGCCTCTGTTGCGGATAAAATTGTGGGTCCGTACAAGGTTTTTTATGAGAGGAATCGAATCGGGTTGGTAACAGCTTGCGGGTCGGATTCTGTGGTGAGATATACGCCCGAGAATTTAGATAGTTTTTTGTGTGATCATTTTTCTTTGGGACTGGAAATGTAG
- the LOC133034577 gene encoding uncharacterized protein LOC133034577, with the protein MANSESGSDSGAENECPTTIPTRGPTQMNEISKLMDQGKRVALEVNDKGQYCGKSYAKLVSTLGVRCRQTIGLAYKNWKEVNQTLKNQVWKDIQTGFIVPDTFKHDCLILAGKLMKDFKNRMTKDIIMPALKENDLGRLAQVPEKHPEIDAADWCKFVESRLTPEFLELSKVQRERSSKIQSRHRSGRSGMVNVREAVKKDLEVADPPRHRVWIKSRTKSRKLVTDYDKEIAEKIAQLEEKLSQGQIQVQGQNDILTRALGTPQHPGRVVAAGDERNAAEQEEEGEVAGEAYVPQPYAPQDEVQPQIYAEEFISLNDQGILYNFDDQAALTQQVHLCSDNIDNIVARGYLYEHVGVIKVHCQDYDDSHARIMVTEILQEDAEIPVPLEEFRYVRDVYQMFLPWPKHLILTTEGPLAQPPSRRDASKGKAPMLSPESRGAREDELFTEEKMALIPNSLKWMIHEFLRLKDKRDIITISVPRGFIAPRTQIILSGEDLQQVATCNYIGNQGMLFGMMHIWESINGLRKIFKFYDPELLTVHGISDEEQSQSFDDAARRLANWLSLMNSNHQMFFIPWNIGMHWTLVVVAPKKIIHLNPLKGRPIPEEIEQMIGRAFMYIGDAHQYLGPWQGIAQATVQDNLKAKNAVFMF; encoded by the exons atggcgaactcggaatcaggatctgattcgggagcagaaaatgagtgtccaaccacaatacctacacgagggccgacgcaaatgaatgaaatatccaaactaatggatcagggcaaaagagtggccctcgaagttaatgataaaggtcaatactgtggaaaaagctacgcgaagctcgtatccactctgggagtcagatgtcggcagacaatagggttggcttataaaaattggaaagaagtcaaccagactctgaaaaatcaagtttggaaagacattcag acggggttcattgtgccggacaccttcaaacatgattgtctcatcctagctgggaagttaatgaaagacttcaagaataggatgacaaaagacatcataatgcccgcgttgaaagagaatgatctgggacgactggcacaagtccctgaaaagcacccggagatcgacgctgctgattggtgcaaatttgttgaaagtagactaactcctgaatttctg gaattgagtaaggtgcaacgtgaacgttcctcaaaaattcaatccagacatcgaagtggtcggagtgggatggtgaacgtacgggaagctgtg aaaaaggacctcgaagttgcagatcctccccgccaccgtgtttggattaaatctcgcaccaagagtagaaaacttgtcactgattacgacaaggaaattgccgagaagata gctcaattagaggagaagcttagtcagggacaaattcaggtccagggccaaaacgatatcctcaCGCGGGCGCTCGGGACACCGCAGCATCCCGGACGTGTCGTGGCCGCcgg cgACGAGAGgaacgctgccgaacaagaggaagaaggagaggtggctggtgaggcgtatgttccacaaccatacgctcctcaggatgaggtacaaccacaaatttatgctgaggagttcatttccctcaacgaccaaggtatcctatacaattttgatgaccaAGCGGCCCTTActcagcaagtacatctctgctctgacaacatcgacaatattgtggcccgagggtatttgtacgagcatgtgggtgtgatcaaagttcactgccaggattacgatgattcacatgctcggatcatggttacggaaatcctgcaagaggacgctgaaatcccagtcccaCTTGAAGAGttcagatatgttagggacgtgtaccagatgttccttccttggcctaaacacttaattttaacaaccgag ggtccactcgctcaaccgccctcaagacgtgatgcgtcaaaggggaaagctccgatgctttctccagaaagccgtggtgcacgggaagatgagttgttcacggaagagaagatggcgttgatccctaattcgctgaaatggatgattcatgaattcctaaggctcaaagataaacgtgatataatcacaatttctgtcccccgaggattcattgcaccgcgtacccagatcattttatctggagaggatttgcagcaggttgctacgtgtaactacatcggcaaccagggaatgctgtttggaatgat gcacatatgggagagcatcaacggtctgagaaaaattttcaagttttacgacccagagcttctcacagtgcatgggatcagcgatgaagaacagagtcagtcttttgacgatgcggcaagacgattggctaattggttatcattaatgaacagcaaccaccaaatgttctttattccttggaatatcgg gatgcattggacgctagtggtggttgcgccaaagaaaattatccatttaaaccctctaaaaggccgcccaattcccgaagaaatagaacaaatgatcggaag ggcattcatgtatataggggacgcacatcagtatcttggcccgtggcaaggaattgCACAAGCAAccgtccaagacaacctaaaagccaagaatgcggtttttatgttttga